TAAAACTATTAATCACTAACATATTAATATGACGTTGTTTAATTTTGTGGTTCATTCGATCTATCCATGGTTTTCGTGGGGCACCAGATATCATTTCCTCAGGATTAGAAAAATAATGACTATCGTGGGTTCCACCAGATGCAAAAGTAACAATCGTAGAAATACCCGAGTTAGTTCGCCCTGCACGTCCAGCTCTCTGTTGATAGTTTTCTCTCATCGGTGGTATATTTCGTAACCCAACAGCAGTAAGTGAACCAATATCGATCCCAACTTCCATAGTTGTAGTGCAACTTAATACATCAATGGAATCTTCCCCATTTTCACCAGCTGTGATATCTTGAAACTTCAATTCATATTTCTCAGTGTTGCTTCGACTATTACTTCTCGGTTCTTTATGTGAAAGTTGTGCAGTATGTTCCTCTGTTTCAATTGTCTGAATTTTCTCTTGAGTTTCTAGAGCTCTTATAATAGGTTTGCGCCAAAAATCAAATCGAGTCAAATCATCATTACCAATAATCTTTAGATCGACTGACTGATAACAAGCAGCACATTTATCTCCTAACTTAAAAGGAGATAATTTACCACAGTGCATACATTTATACCAAGGAAATTCTTCACTAGTAAACTCAATTCTTACCTTTCGCAAATTAATATAGTATTTACTCTTTTTTGAGGAATCAAAGAAACAATCCCGAATAATGTCCAATAATTCTTGAGTTTGGTTATCACTTATATTAAATAGACTTTTTGATGTATCTACAAGATTTTTGTCCAAAGACTTAATAAAATCAAAATCTAACCCAAAATCATTATTCATACTTCTCCCTGGAAGACCTCGTCTCACATCATCATCAATAGTATGTCCTAATGCTGCTTCACCATCCATCACATCCCAAAATAGAGTAACTAAAAACTGATAAAACAAATCACTATCAATTATAATGTCATTCTCTTCCAATTCCTCAAGACATTCATCTAGTAATATTGATTTTGGGGCTAAATACCCAAGCCCAATATCTTTAAATGAACGAGGACTTTCTGTAAAGAACGTTAAAAGTTGCTCATAGTATTGATCAGGAAGTTCTTGAAAATCAGATACAACATCTAAAAAATTAAACACATTACCTTTGTTTTCAATTCTTGCTTTTCTTCTTGAAAACTTTCTTTTTTGATCTTGAAATAATAACTTACTAGACCCGTTAAAAAAACTAAGTTTATTATCTGCGCACACTTCTAAGAAAGCTGGATATAACTCAGCTAGGGAACATTCGTACGAAGCAGTATTTGCTCTTAATGAAGCTAGTAATATTGCTTTTCTGAAAGCATCAGCATCTGATGACTTCGATAAATCTAATGCTAGTTTTGCAGCGATTTGTCTTGAATCAGAAAAAAGAAGCACTTTTTTCCCTTGGTTAATTAAATTAGATTTTGGAGTTTGTAATTCAAACTGCGCTTTAGTTAGATTATAGAACGGGATATTTCCCTTTGTAGATAAATCAGAAGGTTTTTGTAACCTCATTTGTTTCTTGCATTTTGGACAAACATTAAAATTATATGACTTTGATTTCGTATCAAAGTCATCAGTATAAATAACGGTCAGTAACCCATCATCATCCTGTGGTGATAAATACAATTTACCAGTATACGGATCAAGTGCTCCAATATTATCTTTTGATCTTCGATGATATCCTTTGGGAACAATATATAGAAGCATCTCATTTAGTGAATGTACATCTCCACTCAATCCTCTTTTTGGAAATGTATACCAAAATGACTCCCCTTCATTTTTCTGAATGTATACTCTTAGATACAAACCACCACATTTTCTATGATTTAGAATTTCATAAACTTTTCCGTTGCATTCACATTTTTCCTTAGGAATAGCGATTACTTTTCCTATTGGAAGTTTTTCTTCAGAAGAATACTTTGCATACTTACATTTTGGATTAGTGCATGCATACAAACCTTGTAAACCTCTTAAGAACATATGTAATCTTACTGGAAAAAGAACATTTCCATTTTTTGTTGCTAAGGAAGCAACTACAAGTAAAGAGTCTAATGCTTTATCTGAATTTGGATGATTCCCAAATAATTCTTGTTTAATAGTGCTGTAGGATTTTGCCCCATCTCGACATATTTCGTTTAGTTTCACAAATGCTTCATATCTATACAGATTATCATATAGCCAAGTTTGTAGTTCTTCTTGATTCATATCTTCGTTCAATTCTTCATTATAAACTGATTTTGAAAATGATTTAATTCTATCACTAATTTCATTACCATGAACTTGACTAAATCCAATAGAGACTAAAGCATCAACATTTGTTTGGATTTCAAAACTATTTGAAATTGATTTTTTTGTGCCATATAAGAATTCACAATTATTTGCAGGTTTACCAGTTAAACCTTCATAGAAAGCATTGATAGCTTCAAATTCCTCTTTAGGCATACTTGCAGTTGTTAAAATATATTGAACTTGACTTAATGAAATATCTAAACGAGAGTAGAGTCGTTCAAGTAGCAATGCAATCTCTCCCCCGGAAGATCCTCGGTACATATGTGCTTCATCTAATACAATTAGAAGTTTATTATCTGTAGATTCATGAAGCCAGTCTTTTGTTTGATCCCAAATGTTTGCCTCGCGCTGTCTCATCAGCATAAATTCTAACATTGAGTAGTTTGTGATGAGTATATCTGGCGGACAAGCTTGCATCTCAAATCTTGTAATCAATTCGGCATCAAATGGATCCGTCTCATGAATGTTTCTAGTTAAATTATCGACGAATTTTTCAAGTCCATCTTCACCATACCTTGCAGGATACTTATTAACAGATTTTAAGCCTTCAATATCCAAGATTTTCTTTTCTCTATCTGAAGTACGAAGATCGTCCAACAAATACTCTTTCCTAAATACTTCTGCTAGCTCTTTACTGTTTTGAGGTGTTTTTTTCCCTGGTGATGGTGTTCTGCCGGTGTACATTCCAAAATGAGGAATACGCTTTGCTTTCGTATCCTCGGTAAATATTTCTTTAAATTTCTCACTTCCAATATTTTTTCTAAATCTCGAAAGTTGATCAGAAACTAGAGCATTCATCGGATATATAATTAGAGTCCTAACAGCATTTCTTTCAAAGCTTCGTGGTTTATTCTTAGCTTCATAAAAGCTTTTTGAAATAATTGGCCATAAAAAACATTCTGTTTTCCCTGAACCAGTTCCTGTTGAAACAAATAAATCTTTTCCTTCCATAAATAATTCCAGAGACTTAACTTGGTGTTCGTATGGGTTTTCATAAATTCCTAAATTTGCATCAATTAATTTCACAAGTGAACTCTTAATATTATTATCTAAAGCTGCTGATAAACGAATTCCATCATATGATTTTTTATAAGACGCTGATGTCTCGATATATGGTTCCTGCGATATACTGGTGTGTTCCGAACAAAACTCCCCCAACAAATCCTCTTCATATAATAATAATGTCTCGCTATTTGCCAAATAATCCGATTTAATGTAATCTTTCAAACGAAGCCTAATTGATTCATAATATTCTTTTACTCCAACTGAATTACTCATATTATATTTCTCCTTCATAAATTACAATTCCTATATCATTTAATACACTCCCAACAAATGGCAATGCTTTATTAATAATGATGAAACTACTTTTATCAAATGCGTTACTAGCAGGCCATGCAAGGAGTAAAAGTAAGTAATATTCTCTATTAGGCAAGTGACCCTCAAATGACAATATAGAATAATTATTATCCAATCTTCTAACTCTAGCTCTCAACGGATTATCATATAATGACTTCAATGCAAAGTAGTCTCTACGATACTCATACGCTGTTAATGATCCATTCCTTTCATCTTCAATCATTTCTGCAAAATAGAAATCATTATTCCGGTTAATTACTCGGTAGTATGTTCGTGTTTTGATTCTACGCGCTATAGTAAATTCTGTGTTTGGACTTTTTTCCCAAGAGCTTGACGGCGATTTTTTCGAGAGGGGATTGAAGAACTCAAGCTCGTTAATATCAATTTCTTTTAGAGAGAAATCGCTAGAATCGAAATTACATAAACAATATTCTTGTGGACTTAGTGTGTCTCTAATTAAAAAGTCCTTAGTCTCAACTGGTAATACTATTGATTTTGGTGTAGTTAACACACCTAATCCACTAATTTCGTACCGTATATTTGGAAGTCCCAACATAATTGCAAAATCATTATCAAATATTAATCCATCACCAAAGTTTGAAACTTGTAACAAATTGGCATTTGTTAACGTCAAATACCCTGTTTCTAAATAGACTGTTTGAATGTGTAAGGATAGTTTTACACTAGATTCAGAATAAAGAATATTTTCTAATACTGGGAACAAATCAATATACTTTGCTATTAACTCATTTAAAGCAATCGAAATATGGTGTTTCGTCACTCCATCCATTTCATTAATTTTACTAGCTGCAATTGTTAAGCACCATTGACCTAGTGCAGAATAAATTACTCTAAATACATAAGAGTCATAGCCTTCATTTTTATAGCATGGGATGTCCATAGACATTCCCATTTTCTCAATCATATCTTTCATAATAAAAACCATTCCATTAGCTGTTTCCTTATATAGCAATTTCCGGTAAATCCAGCATATTTGACCAATCTTTCTGACTCATTAAAAGGAGAAATATTGGCGACATCCACACTATATGGCAATATACTAAACGCTAATTTGCCACATAAATCCTCTTCATTGCTAATATGATTACATTGAATCATAGCAAATCCTTTATTGTTATATAATTCAGTGATTATTTCTGTGATTACCTTAGTGGTTTTACGTTCTTGTTTTTCTTGACTAAATATATTTTCTACTTCATTAACCTGAGATGAGTTAGCAGTTAGACTAATACAAGCAGATAATTGACTAAATCGATTTACGTTTAGATATTCAACAGTATTCAAGAATTCAAAAGGGACGTAATTAAGTGTCTTATCATATGTTACCATTAAGAAAATTATTTTATTCTTATTGTTTTCAAGGATCGAAAATAATTCAGTTTCGTTATAGTTGCCAATGAAATCAACTAAACACTTAATTCTTCCATCCAAATTCAAGAACGTTTCTATTTCATTACTTCCTATTCCATTCGAATAATTTAACATCTGAATATCCTGGTGTCCAACTAAAGCATTGGAAATACATTTAACAAGTAATGATCCCGGTACTCGATTCAGTACTATTGGTTTTCCCAAAAACAGTATCTTTGTAAGATGATGAATCAATAATCGCTCTAGATCTCGATCATCAGATAGTAATATATTTCTAAAGTTATCCAATAAGTAGTCAGAAAACTCTTCCATATCAACTGGGACTAATGGTACGTTAGATTCTTGTTGTTTTCTTTTAATTATTAATTGAATTTTATTCTTGTCAAACCCGATTGGATATTTGAGTGTCCTTGTCCCATTAATTAGTTGTCTTAGCTTTTCCTCATATTGACAAATTATATTTTCAAGGTCATTAGTTTTTTCTCTAAGCTCAGCATTAATTTTTTCTTTCAATATTATCTCATCTTCCAGTTTTAATAGTTCTTTTTTTTCCTTTTCTATTCGCCCAATCTCAATCAATAATTCATTATTCTTTTCTTTAAGATTTTTCTCTGATTTGAATGACACTTCAATTTTTTTGTTTAGTTTTTCTTCCTCAATCCTGTTCGAATCATTAAGTCTTTGTAATTTCTTAATTTCATCAAGATGCCCTTTTGATATTGTAATCGCATGAGTGATAAACTCAATTTGATCATTAGTTATCTCAGTTTTGCTATCATATAATTTGAAAAACAAGGGAATATTATCCGAAAAGATACTTTCTGGTAAAACACGGATAAATGATATAAATTCTTTTTCACTCTTTTCAGTGTTAGGTGTTAATTCAGTTTCAATGTCATTTATCCATATACTAATTATTTGGTCAATAAAAGTAGCTATAAATGAATTTGACTTGTTTCGTATAATCAAGTCAGGACTTATCTTATCGATTGACTCAGGTCTAAACCCTCTAAATATTTTTGAGAATTGTTTTGAATTCCTCTTGGAATAGTCTATTCGAACCTGCTTCGGAATTTTACCCCAAATATATTTTGTTTCTTCATCTGTCAATAAACTTACATAATTCATAACTTACCCTCTAATATATATTGCTTTACAACGGTATTAATCTGTTTTTTCTCATAACAACCATATACATATTTTTTTGCTTCTTCACAAATTTCAAATCCATCAAACTCACCATCTCTTATACATTCTGTTCTTTTATAATATTTCAATATATCTGCTAGAATTAGTTTTTTTGAATTTACTAGTCTTTGTCTTGGGTAAACAACACCACATAATCTATTACCTGAGTAGCACTTGATCGTACTCCCTTTTGTCAAGATAACTTTCTGTCCACTGTTTAACTTATGTACACCTGAACTGTTAAATAAATGATACGACTCTGAACCAGTAAAAGAAGGAACCTTAAATATTGATGCTTCGTGTTTAGAAAATGTAATTTGATCAAAATCAGTCGAGGTATCTTGATGCGTAGCTAGTACAACATCGATATTCTTTGAATTTATTCTCAAATCAGAATCAAAACATACTCTAGTAATCCCTTTTTCATGCCTTCTAATATTATCTTCATCTATATTTATATTTCGTCGAAACTTTAGGTCAAATGATGAGTAAAGATATGAAAAATTAGTATTAACTAAGTATTTATTATTCTGATTTATTGCAGGAGGCCATAACAATGTTAGTGTTTCAGAGTCTTCTAATTCATATCCCCAAGATCTAATAAGATTCATTACTTCTTGACTTCGTTTTGTAAACCTAACAACCCGACCTATAAAATTTCTATCCAACGTCCTAAAATAAGTTGGTAACATTGGTGTTTTAATTTCTTGTGGATAATTAATGTCCATTGGTGAAGAGTAGAGTTCTTGATAAGTAATAAAATATGGTATATTTGTATACAAAGTTTTACTTAATACAAGTTTCGCCTTATACTTGGGCTCGTCTCCTAACATCTTAAAAAACGTAGGTCTGCTATTTGAATTGAAGATTTTTTTAACATCCGAGTAATTATAGTAGGGATTTGAAAGCTCATATTGGTTTGAAAAAAAATCAACTTCTATCTTCGCTACTGAGTTTGGAGAAAAGAATGTATGATTAATTGCAACCTTCTTTTTTTGACTTTTGTTATAGTGATTATATATTATAAGGTGTGAACGTTCTTTCTCAAATTTTGATATTTCTTCATCGGAAAAAGTAACTCCAAAATAAAAAGATTTGTTAAAATTATTATAATAAAAATCGCACTTTATTTTCTTTTTTTTCGGAAATAAATGTACTAATTTAGAATTATCTAAATGGCCTAAATACTTCTCACATTCAATGTCGTTATTACCATTTCGATGGCGGAAATGTGCTACCATACTACTACTATCCGCAGCCGCAATCTTTACTTCTTCACCACAATGTAAGCACTCATAACGAAGAGGTTCATAATCACTATTATCTTCCACAGAATCTGCAAATACTGAAATCTGAAGTACCGAATCAAACGCTTTCAGCATTCTGAATAACACCTCCTAATATAAACATATTTTTTTCAGTTAAAGTAAAGAAATATATACTTGAATTCTGTCCAAGCCAGAATAAATAGTTTGAGTTTTAATCAAAACTAAGTATAAGAAATGGCATTAATAAATAATTTAAACTTCCACTGTAATAAAATATAATCCTATTATATTTTATTACATAGATTAAATCAACACCACTATGAAAGCGATTTCTTAAATTATAGTAGATTTCATAGGATAAAATACTTTGTTTAACACGATGAGGCAAAAAAAAAGGAAGCTTTTCTTTTAGAATTAAGTTTCAAGACAAAATCTAAAGGCGACTTCCAATATACAATTCTATCATATTTATTGTGCATTAAAATCTTGCTCTCAGACAGTGTTGGTAACGAAAATAAGTGATTAGCCATATATGAGGCATTTTGTGTCGATTTTAATACAGTTGAGGTGACCTCTAGATGTGAATAAGTCCATCAATATCTCCATGAAACATTTTTTTTGTATTTGATAATCTAAAAGTGGTCCAATTCTCAATTGAAAACTGGTCCACTATTTTTATAACTTCAGAAGTGTGTGATAATGCTTTTGGAGGTGAAAGAGGTGATATCACAAATGAGCAAATATTCAATTATCACATTAAAAAAGAAAGGATGATCTAACAGAAAGATTGCCCTTGAATTGGGTATAGACCGAAAGACGGTCGCACGGTATCTTCAGGAATATAATAAATGTCAAATACAATTGATTGATAATCATGGTTTATCAGACGAAAGAAAAGTAGAAGTCATTGATCAAATTGTTGGGGACCGTCACTATGATGCAAGCAAACGAGGTAAGCGCAAGTTAACGCAAGAAATTCAAGCTTCACGAGAAACATTTATTCGACAAGATTATCGATATGGTGAGCGGTTAGAGTTTGACTTTGGAGAAGTAAAGCTTTTAATTAATGGTGAACCAAGAACATATTATCTCGCTGTTTTCTCATCACCAGCAAGTGGATATCGGTATGCATATTTATATCCAAACCAACGCAAACAAGTATTCATAGATGCACATGTTCGCTTCTTTGAGCATTCTAAAGGCTCTTGGGGTGAAGTTGTATATGACAATATGAGAAACGTCGTGAAGCGCTTTATAACGCCTTATGAAAAAGAAATTAATGATGATTGCCTCAAACTGGCACTCTATTATAATTTTGAAATTAACCTGACTAATATACGAAGTGGTCATGAAAAAGGAAGTGTAGAAAACAGTGTTAAGGTAATTCGAAATCGTGTATTCGCAAAGGACTATAAGTTTGAAACATTTGAAGAGGCATGTGTTCATCTTGAACAGACTCTTGATGAAATCAATATAAAGAGTTCAATCGAAGATGAAAAGAAAGAACTTCAACCTTACAGAATTCCTTATGAATTCGCTGATATCGAAGTATATAGTGTTGACAAGTATGGTTGTATACACGTTGAAAATAATTTTTATTCAGTCCCAGACTATCTCCAACACAAAAGAGTTACGGTCAAAAACACCGTAAATTCGATACGCATCTATTCAAATCACACATTTGTGTACGAACATAAAAAGATAGATGGTCACCATCAATATCAGCTTGTGTTGGACCACTATCTGAATACAATGATGACTAAGCCGGGATCTGTAAAGAATTCACTTGTCCTAAAACAACATCCTGAGCTTTATAACATCTACCATAATCATTATAAAACAAGAACTAAAGAGTTCATAGAAATTCTTCAAGAAAACAGGAATGAAACGTATAAAACGCTCAAAGATGCTTTAAAGTATCGGTTGGTTTCAAATGCAATTGACACCGTTGAGTATGATGACAGCATACAAGAACAATCACGTAAACAACTTAAGAAAATAAGCCAATTAATGCACTAGGAGAAAAATTAATGGAAACAGTTGAACAATTGTCAAAAGAATTAAAACTTTCATTCATAAAAACACACTATGAAGCAGCAATACAGGAAGCGAAACACAAAGGATTGGATTTTCAAGAATTTCTTAACGAACTGCTTTATTGCGAACGAAACAATCGTCGTGACAACGGAATAAAACAACGCATTCGTGCTGCTCGATTTCCTCAAAACAAGACATTGGAGGATTTTACGACTGTAAAATTTAATTCAGAATTAAAACGAAAGTTTAAAGAACTGGAAACATTGAACTTTATAGAAAATAAAAAAGTGCTATTTATCAGCGTTCCTAATCTAATTATAGAGTTAAAAGAAGCTATGTCAAAAAATCAAATTACGCAATACAAAAAGAAGTTTGAAAAATTTGATCTAGTAATTCTTGATGAACTCGGCTATGTGTCATTTGATAAAGAAGGAAGTGAAATTCTATTCAATCTAATTTCAAATAGAATAGCAGTAGGTTCTATGATTATTACAACAAATTTAATGTTCGATAGATGGGAAGAAATATTCAAAGATCCCATTCTAACAACTGCTCTAGTCGACCGATTAACCTATAAATCACATCTATTAAATATGAGTGGAGAGAGTTATCGTGTTGAAGAAACAATTGCTTGGCTAAAGAGCAAAGAATGACAAACGGTAGTGGACCAGTTTTCAATTGAGATTTGGACCATTATTCAGTTGACAAATACAGCAGACTTAATAAATTAAACAACACTATTTTCAACAATAATACTGCTCATCACTGGTATTATGATTGCACCCACCTTAAAAATCTATATCCAATCTCTTTCCATTTAGTTGGATTACAATTTACACAATCTCCAATTCTTCTCATTATTGATTCATTAATATAGAGTAAATGCTTTAGATTACGATAAGATGTATCAATGTCTCCAACAATAAATCGTTCCTGATGTTGATAGTGTAAATTATTCCTTAATATTTTTATTTGTTGAATGTCCTCTTCTTTTACATCAGAAATTAAACTAATGAATATTTTCTTCATTTCATTATTCTGACTCTTAGAGATAAATCCCTGGATGTTATCAATAGTTTCATCTAGATGGATAGAAATCATTTTTCGATAAAAATATACTAGATATGGCACTTCTTTGATGTATTCTCCTATATCAACTAAGTAGGTAAAGAATTCATAAATTGAAGATGTAACATCGAGTGCAATGATTAATCTATCAATTTCTCTCTCTCCCAAATCCTTGTTTGATTTTATAATATCCGAATAAGAATAAGGAATCCACTTATAGTTTGGTTTCTCAGGAGCTTTCCTTATATTGAAGATATCAGTTTTTGCAAAACAGATATTTTGAATTAATCGTAATTGTAAAGTCATAGATTTTACGAAAGTATCATTTTTAATCTCCTCGTGTACATATTCAAATTGGTTTGTACCAATCATGTATCTACACTTGTCAATTATTTCAAAGTGCAAACATATATCTATGTAAGGATTCTTTATATCTCGGGATCTACCCATTCCTGTATCAATCATTGTCAACTTTTTATTGAAGTCGCTGAATCTGAATTGATGCAAATTATTCCTTAATCTGGTAAGCATTGAAATGTATGTTGAACTTAATCCATAAAAATCTCCTTTTTTCACTATTCCAGGTTGCAAAATTAGTTTGTTAAATTCACTAAGAATTATTGAAAATAGTTCAATTATCAAATTATTCGATTTCCTAATATCATTTATATTCTTTCTACTGACATTTGTATTGAAAAAATTCAAAATTGTTATTAAACCTAAACAATCTAAGAGACATGAATAAAGAGATAAAGTATTTGAATAAATAATCTCTGGATTGGATAATAATTCTTTAAAAAATTCAAAAAATATTTCAATATTCAACTCTTCTGGCCCATCTTCCCTTATTGTATCTCCATTAAAATTGGATTTATCATAATCATCAATCATCACAATTACTTATTTTTCCTAGTATGATAATGTTGTTCATAATCTTACCCATCATCACATCCCTTTCTATTAACTTTTTTTCTGAATTAGACACGATTACAATGTGAAATGTAAATTTAGTTATCGCCTTAAGACATGACTTCTTACGAAACGCTGCAACCACATCTTTAACGTCAAATGGTAATGAGCAGGATGGATTTTTTGAATCTTTATAGCAAGCTAGGTAACTAACGTGACTGCTTTTGGAACAATCATTTCATAAACCATTCAGAAAGTTGGTAGTTCTTATGATTCTCATTGGTATTGATATCCCTTAGTGTAATCATATCGTCTCATTCATGAGTTCTTATGGCGAAGTACTTCCACACTGCACAATTCAAGAATAATCGAGAAGGATTCAACCTACTAAGTGTTATCATCAAACCCTTCAAAATCCAACACTATTTCATCGATTTTGAATCAGCTGGTCACTATGGTGACAATCTAATCCGTTACGTAGTCGGCAAAGACTATACTGTTGGTCTCATCAATCCTTTGACCACGGATGCATACCGTAAAAACGGAAATTCGAAAAACCAAGCCTGATTAAGTCAATTCCCTGACCATCTTGTTGTGAGTGATGGTTACTTCTTTCAACTCTATGTTTATCAAACATGCGGGAACTGAAATATCTGACCAGCTACTATACACGCCAGAAACACAACCAGTCTTAGCTTAAAATTATCGTTCGAGGTCATTTTGATATTGGCTAACCTGAATTCATTGACTTCTTTTCGGATGCTTCAGCAATGCTTCTAAAGAGCTTTTTTCAACAGGCTTGTACTGCTAAGGAAGTCTCTGAACTTCACCTGAAAAAGATCACGAACCTGCTTCACCAGGATTCTAGTGACCGACTTAAGAAAGAGAAAACGGAGTCTCTTATACAAACTGCTTCATCTTCAGTCGGCATCCATGAACTGTCACTAAAGTTTGAAATCAAACAATCCATTGATTAACTTGAACTTCACAAGGAACAGTTGGATGAAGTAACAAAAAGATAGAAGTCCTGAACTCTCAAACACAAACTTCTATCTTATCAATCCCAGACATTGTAACAGTAAAGTGATTAACCATTCTATCAGATATAGGGGATATCTCTCGTTTCTCCAGTGCATCAAAGTTCTTAGCTTATGTAGGGTGTGGTCCATCCATTTACCATTCTGAAACTAATCAAGCGGTCAATAGCCGCATATCCGAACTGGGAAGTCAGCATCTTCACTATGCGTTGTATAATGCAGTTTTTATTGTAAGCCAGTTTGAATCTGCCTTTAATCCATATTATAAACGAAGTGAGAACATAGAAAGTCTCTCGCAATACTTTGGATCATGTGGCTAATAAACTTTTTAGTGTACTCTATAAATTGTCGTGAGAAAAAGTCATGTTTGATGCTTCAATAATCGGACAAAGTTGATTTAGCATTGTACTCTCAATTTGATAAAAATCTGAAAACATAAGTATCAACTACCATACACTAATTGAAATTTAACAATTGTTTTTCCATCTAAGGGTAATTCAACAAAGACGCTTTAAGTTCTTGTTTGTCGCATTGGTCAAAGAGTTAATTGCATCATTTTTTTCGGAACTTTGTTTTCCAACTAACTCCCAAATTAATGTCTTCATAATCATAACTATTATCATGATTAATAAAAGCTAGTAATACTTCAAATTGAATTTCATCAATTAAAGTGATTCCAATAACATGTCCATCTGCTTTTGTATGAGATATGCTATATGTTTTCTGTAAAACTGTTTTACCCCTTATAGTAATGCAGATTGTCCATTTCCTGAGTAGTTATTAAACTTAGAATAAGTCTCGTATGGAAGTAATATCAACACATCAATATCACTTTTGTGAATCTCTGTTCCCGTCCACAAAAACCAACATATAATCTGTTCATTGTGTCCGATGTAGAATTAAGATAATTCAAATTAAGCCTTTGTGCGATCAGTTTAAACTTTTTGCTGGATGGATGATACAGATTCATTATTGATCCTCAGATTTGAACAAAACATATTAAAATCATTCCTACTTCCCATTTATCCTTGCTAATACTACTTCAATAATCTCTTACAATACTAGACAGTATTTTCCTTTATTTCTTTAAGGTTTATCTAGTAAATTCTGTTGGAAAATTCCGTTTGGGATTTATTTTATTTTTGAATCCAAACAATTAGCGATTACACATTCTAACACTTTTTACTGCATTATCGATAAACTATTAGTATTCATCTAGAAAATTGATATATCCCAAGACGTAATGATTCCAAGCAACGACTGATTTTGTGATCCGGACTCTGTTACTAATAAAACCTTTAAGTTTAATATTTCTTTAAACATACGATGTATTT
This DNA window, taken from Erysipelothrix larvae, encodes the following:
- a CDS encoding ATP-binding protein; this translates as METVEQLSKELKLSFIKTHYEAAIQEAKHKGLDFQEFLNELLYCERNNRRDNGIKQRIRAARFPQNKTLEDFTTVKFNSELKRKFKELETLNFIENKKVLFISVPNLIIELKEAMSKNQITQYKKKFEKFDLVILDELGYVSFDKEGSEILFNLISNRIAVGSMIITTNLMFDRWEEIFKDPILTTALVDRLTYKSHLLNMSGESYRVEETIAWLKSKE
- a CDS encoding IS110 family transposase, giving the protein MAKYFHTAQFKNNREGFNLLSVIIKPFKIQHYFIDFESAGHYGDNLIRYVVGKDYTVGLINPLTTDAYRKNGNSKNQA
- a CDS encoding transposase → MSRFSSASKFLAYVGCGPSIYHSETNQAVNSRISELGSQHLHYALYNAVFIVSQFESAFNPYYKRSENIESLSQYFGSCG